From one Geoalkalibacter halelectricus genomic stretch:
- the dusB gene encoding tRNA dihydrouridine synthase DusB — protein sequence MRIGSLSLENNLFLAPMAGISDLPYRRIMKDFGAGLVFSEMVSANGLVYEGRRTRELLRTCSEEGPLAVQIFGSDPDILARAAALVENDGALLDINMGCPVRKVVRSGAGSALMREPPRVAAIVRAVRRVTARPLTVKIRSGWDGASENFLEIGRIAQEEGADAVTLHPRSRAQGFSGKAAWEHIRALKRELRIPVIGSGDVFAPADAYNMLEDTGCDAVMVGRGGYGNPWLLGAIRARERAACWAPPARTARLEVVLRHFDLHLEQFGPLRTLGEMRKHLCWYSRGLGGASNFRALVNSSRCVEELRCATHDFFLAEC from the coding sequence ATGCGCATTGGTTCTCTCTCCCTGGAAAACAATCTATTTCTGGCGCCCATGGCGGGCATCAGCGATCTGCCTTATCGGCGCATAATGAAAGATTTCGGCGCGGGTCTGGTGTTCTCGGAAATGGTCAGCGCCAACGGGCTGGTCTACGAAGGTCGCCGAACACGCGAACTGCTGCGTACCTGCTCGGAAGAAGGCCCCTTGGCGGTGCAGATCTTCGGCTCCGACCCGGACATCCTGGCGCGCGCCGCCGCCCTGGTGGAAAACGATGGCGCGCTGCTCGACATCAACATGGGCTGCCCGGTTCGCAAGGTGGTACGCAGCGGTGCCGGCAGCGCCCTGATGCGCGAGCCCCCGCGGGTCGCGGCGATTGTGCGCGCCGTGCGTCGGGTCACCGCCCGACCGCTGACGGTGAAGATTCGCTCCGGCTGGGACGGCGCCTCGGAGAACTTTCTTGAAATCGGGCGCATCGCCCAGGAAGAGGGCGCCGACGCGGTCACTCTACACCCACGCAGCCGCGCCCAGGGTTTCAGCGGCAAGGCCGCCTGGGAACATATCCGCGCCCTGAAGCGCGAGCTGCGCATTCCGGTCATCGGCAGCGGAGATGTTTTCGCGCCCGCCGATGCCTACAACATGCTTGAAGACACCGGTTGCGACGCGGTCATGGTGGGACGCGGCGGCTACGGCAACCCCTGGCTGCTCGGCGCCATCCGCGCCCGGGAGCGGGCGGCCTGCTGGGCGCCACCCGCCCGCACCGCGCGCCTTGAGGTCGTCCTGCGCCATTTCGACCTGCATCTTGAGCAGTTCGGACCCTTGCGCACCCTGGGCGAAATGCGCAAGCACCTCTGCTGGTACTCGCGGGGTCTCGGCGGAGCTTCCAACTTCCGGGCCTTGGTTAATAGCAGTCGCTGCGTTGAGGAATTGCGCTGCGCGACCCATGACTTTTTTCTTGCCGAGTGTTGA
- a CDS encoding class I SAM-dependent methyltransferase — protein sequence MDKGFKEKVKEQFTRTAERYVHDEGFARGEDLIEAATLLKPTPDDLMLDVATGGGHTALFFAPLVRSVVASDLTMQILKKAQEFISEEGGIENVTFREADAEDLPFPAGSFTLLTCRIAPHHFPDVPQALKEFFRVLRRGGRMVIIDTLLPEDPEVAALYQAMEQMRDPTHVQAFSEKTWREMVENAGFTNIKTKSFPKTHDFVTWAKRSGLDRQGVQKLNKFFIEAPQKFHDYFQVETFAGEVESYTDKKILIYATRPEKK from the coding sequence ATGGACAAGGGGTTTAAGGAAAAGGTCAAGGAACAGTTCACGCGCACCGCGGAACGCTATGTTCATGATGAAGGATTCGCGCGTGGTGAGGATCTCATCGAAGCCGCCACGCTGCTCAAGCCGACTCCTGACGACCTGATGCTTGACGTGGCGACCGGCGGTGGACATACGGCGTTGTTTTTCGCGCCCCTGGTGCGTAGCGTCGTCGCCTCGGATCTGACCATGCAAATTTTAAAGAAAGCCCAGGAGTTCATCAGCGAGGAAGGCGGCATTGAAAATGTCACCTTCCGCGAGGCCGACGCAGAGGATCTGCCCTTTCCCGCCGGATCCTTCACCCTGCTGACCTGCCGCATCGCTCCCCATCATTTTCCCGACGTTCCCCAGGCCCTTAAGGAATTCTTTCGGGTTCTGCGGCGCGGTGGCCGCATGGTTATCATCGATACTCTGCTTCCCGAGGATCCCGAGGTCGCGGCACTCTACCAAGCAATGGAGCAGATGCGCGATCCCACCCATGTCCAGGCCTTTTCCGAAAAAACCTGGCGCGAGATGGTGGAAAACGCCGGGTTCACCAACATCAAAACCAAGAGTTTTCCCAAGACCCATGATTTTGTGACCTGGGCCAAACGTTCGGGCCTCGATCGCCAAGGGGTGCAAAAACTCAACAAGTTTTTCATCGAAGCCCCGCAAAAATTCCACGATTATTTTCAGGTCGAAACCTTTGCCGGGGAAGTGGAAAGCTACACGGACAAAAAAATCCTAATCTATGCTACCCGCCCGGAAAAGAAATAA
- a CDS encoding citrate (Si)-synthase, which yields MATLKEILAKKIEEFRPRTTRLVKEFGDVKIGDVTISQAIGGARDVKCLVTDISYLDPHEGIRFRGKTIPETFEALPKAPNSNYPTVEAFWFFLLTGDVPTQAQVDEVIAEWKTRQVVPSYVWDAIRGLPRDSHPMVMLSVGLLAMQRDSKFAAFYNSGKFNKNVAWESVYEDACDIVARIPIVAAFIYNLKYRSDFQVPIDPKLDMGANFAHMIGQCEDYKDVARMYFILHSDHESGNVSAHTTHLVHSALSDPYYAYSAGINGLAGPLHGLANQEVLDWTLKFQEKYCKDQEPTKELVTKALWDTLNSGQVVPGYGHAVLRKTDPRYMSQREFCLNTPGLKDDKLFKLVAMIFETAPGVLMEHGKAKNPWPNVDAQSGVIQWYYGVREWDFYTVLFGVGRALGCMANITWDRGLGYAIERPKSVTTAMLEKWAEESKKAASN from the coding sequence ATGGCGACACTGAAAGAGATTTTGGCTAAAAAGATTGAGGAGTTTCGCCCCCGCACCACCCGTTTGGTCAAGGAGTTCGGCGATGTCAAGATCGGTGACGTGACCATCTCCCAGGCCATCGGCGGCGCTCGCGACGTTAAGTGCCTGGTCACCGACATCTCCTACCTCGATCCCCATGAGGGTATCCGCTTCCGCGGCAAGACCATCCCCGAAACCTTCGAAGCGCTGCCCAAGGCTCCCAATTCCAATTACCCGACCGTGGAAGCCTTCTGGTTTTTCCTGCTTACCGGCGACGTCCCCACCCAGGCCCAGGTTGATGAAGTAATCGCCGAGTGGAAGACCCGTCAGGTCGTGCCCTCCTATGTGTGGGATGCCATCCGCGGTCTGCCGCGCGACAGCCACCCCATGGTGATGCTCTCCGTCGGCCTGCTGGCGATGCAGCGTGATTCCAAATTCGCCGCTTTCTACAATTCGGGCAAGTTCAACAAGAATGTCGCCTGGGAATCCGTCTACGAGGATGCCTGCGACATCGTGGCCCGTATCCCCATCGTTGCCGCTTTCATCTACAACCTCAAGTATCGCAGCGATTTCCAGGTTCCCATCGATCCCAAGCTCGACATGGGCGCCAACTTCGCTCACATGATCGGCCAGTGCGAGGATTACAAGGATGTGGCGCGCATGTACTTCATCCTGCACTCCGACCATGAGTCCGGCAACGTTTCGGCGCACACCACTCACCTGGTGCACTCGGCTCTGTCCGACCCCTACTATGCCTACTCGGCCGGCATCAACGGCCTGGCCGGTCCGCTGCATGGCTTGGCCAACCAGGAAGTTCTCGACTGGACCCTCAAGTTCCAGGAGAAATACTGCAAGGATCAGGAGCCGACCAAGGAACTGGTCACCAAGGCCCTCTGGGATACCCTCAACTCCGGCCAGGTGGTCCCCGGCTACGGCCATGCCGTTCTGCGCAAGACCGACCCGCGCTATATGTCGCAGCGCGAATTCTGCCTCAACACCCCCGGGCTGAAGGACGACAAGCTGTTCAAGCTGGTCGCCATGATCTTCGAAACCGCCCCCGGCGTCCTCATGGAGCACGGCAAGGCGAAGAATCCCTGGCCGAACGTCGATGCTCAGTCCGGCGTCATCCAGTGGTACTACGGCGTGCGTGAGTGGGACTTCTACACCGTGCTCTTCGGTGTGGGCCGCGCCCTCGGCTGCATGGCCAACATCACTTGGGACCGCGGCTTGGGTTATGCCATCGAGCGTCCCAAGTCCGTCACCACCGCGATGCTGGAGAAGTGGGCCGAGGAATCCAAGAAGGCTGCCAGCAACTAA
- a CDS encoding sigma-54-dependent transcriptional regulator, with product MAIERILIADDEESIRWVLSKALSKKGYKVDLASDGSEALELFSHNTYDLAILDIKMPGISGLDLLIRFQEQAPRTLIVIMTAESSMKNAVEAMKRGAYDYITKPFDLDAIDAILVKAAKASDVSGEVSRLKDQLKEQYHLDRTIIGQSKPMQEVYKILGKVAPSDVTILITGESGTGKELVARAIHYNSPRLGKPFLALNCAAIPRELLESELFGFEKGAFTGASERKIGKFEQANGGTLFLDEIGDMPLDLQAKLLRVLQEKEITRTGGSSTIAIDVRIVAATNQNLKDKVRAREFREDLFYRLNVVPIALPPLRERRDDIPLLVDYFVENAREKIGTSAMGCTAEAQQLLSAYNWPGNVRELENTIQRAALLSPNPLLTPDDFAALSEASGESTDCSLEMLITNKLRNAIGKMEVQELNNLYEMVLHQMERPLIRIVLEKTRGNQVKTAEILGINRNTLRKKIQTLGIEITKEG from the coding sequence ATGGCCATCGAGCGCATTTTGATCGCCGACGACGAAGAGAGTATCCGTTGGGTTTTGTCCAAAGCCTTGAGCAAAAAAGGCTACAAGGTTGACTTGGCAAGCGACGGAAGCGAGGCTTTGGAGCTGTTCAGTCATAACACCTATGACCTGGCCATTCTCGACATCAAAATGCCCGGCATCAGCGGCCTGGACCTGCTCATCCGTTTTCAGGAGCAGGCTCCACGGACACTGATCGTCATCATGACCGCCGAATCCTCCATGAAAAATGCCGTCGAGGCCATGAAGCGCGGCGCCTACGATTACATCACCAAGCCCTTTGACCTCGATGCCATCGATGCCATTCTGGTCAAAGCCGCAAAAGCCTCGGATGTCAGCGGTGAAGTCTCCCGGCTCAAGGATCAACTCAAGGAGCAGTATCATCTCGACCGCACCATCATCGGCCAGAGTAAGCCGATGCAGGAAGTCTACAAAATCCTCGGCAAGGTCGCCCCTTCCGACGTCACCATCCTGATCACCGGCGAAAGCGGCACGGGCAAGGAACTGGTCGCGCGCGCCATCCACTACAACAGCCCGCGTCTCGGCAAGCCGTTTCTAGCCCTCAACTGCGCCGCCATCCCGCGCGAGCTGCTCGAAAGCGAACTCTTCGGCTTTGAAAAGGGCGCCTTCACCGGTGCGAGCGAACGTAAAATCGGCAAGTTCGAGCAGGCCAACGGCGGCACGCTGTTCCTGGACGAAATCGGCGACATGCCCCTTGATTTGCAGGCCAAGCTGCTGCGCGTTCTGCAGGAGAAGGAAATCACTCGCACGGGAGGCAGCTCCACCATTGCCATCGATGTGCGCATCGTGGCGGCGACCAATCAGAATCTCAAGGACAAGGTGCGGGCCCGCGAGTTCCGCGAGGATCTTTTCTATCGTCTCAACGTCGTGCCCATCGCCCTGCCGCCCCTGCGCGAGCGCCGCGACGACATTCCCCTGCTGGTCGACTACTTCGTCGAGAACGCCCGGGAAAAAATCGGCACCTCGGCCATGGGCTGCACCGCCGAGGCCCAGCAGTTGCTCTCAGCCTACAACTGGCCGGGCAATGTTCGCGAACTGGAGAACACCATCCAGCGCGCCGCCCTGCTCTCCCCCAATCCCCTGTTGACACCTGATGATTTCGCGGCACTGAGCGAGGCGAGCGGAGAATCGACGGACTGCTCCCTGGAGATGCTCATCACCAACAAACTGCGCAACGCCATTGGCAAAATGGAGGTCCAGGAGCTCAACAACCTCTACGAGATGGTCCTGCACCAGATGGAGCGCCCCCTGATTCGCATCGTGCTGGAGAAAACCCGCGGCAACCAGGTCAAAACCGCAGAAATTCTCGGAATCAACCGCAATACCCTGCGCAAGAAGATCCAGACGCTCGGCATCGAGATTACCAAGGAGGGCTGA
- a CDS encoding two-component system sensor histidine kinase NtrB produces MHPTPPDPDSQNPQLYVRVLENVEDAVIALDLAGRVTLINPAAEVCTGISRRLALGRSFERLFQGQKAFCALVQAALLEGRAIINYEDILLHRPGTSSVPVSVSASPLLKEAGDQDGVVVILRDLSRVRELEEAVRRADRLSMVGTMAAGLAHEIKNPLGGIKGAAQLLDREAAELSHLREYTRVMIREVERVNGIIEELMDLASPRQPEMGEVHLGKILGDIVLFQKEALRHKEVEFILRLDPSIPPIRGDEHLLTRLFLNLIKNAGEAIEHQGTVEIVTRVASEFHLNQPGNRPIPFIVVEVRDTGKGITPAQMEQIFTPFFTTKTKGSGLGLAICQKIVTEHRGFLKVESRPGQGSSFIVSLPFCR; encoded by the coding sequence ATGCATCCCACGCCTCCCGACCCGGACTCCCAAAACCCGCAACTCTACGTGCGGGTTCTCGAGAACGTCGAGGACGCGGTCATCGCCCTCGACCTGGCCGGCCGCGTCACTCTGATCAACCCGGCGGCGGAAGTCTGCACGGGCATTTCCCGGCGCCTGGCGTTAGGTCGCTCCTTCGAGCGTCTGTTTCAGGGCCAGAAGGCCTTTTGCGCACTGGTCCAGGCGGCCCTGCTGGAAGGCCGAGCGATCATCAATTACGAGGACATTCTTCTACACCGCCCCGGAACGTCATCGGTTCCGGTCAGCGTTTCGGCCTCACCCCTGCTCAAGGAGGCCGGCGACCAGGACGGTGTGGTGGTGATTTTGCGCGACCTGTCGCGTGTGCGCGAACTCGAGGAAGCGGTGCGCCGCGCCGACCGCCTGTCCATGGTGGGCACCATGGCGGCCGGGTTGGCCCACGAGATCAAAAATCCCCTCGGCGGCATCAAGGGGGCCGCGCAGTTGCTTGACCGTGAAGCCGCCGAATTGAGCCACCTGCGGGAGTACACGCGGGTCATGATCCGCGAAGTCGAGCGGGTCAACGGCATCATCGAGGAACTCATGGATCTCGCCAGCCCCAGACAGCCTGAGATGGGCGAGGTCCATCTCGGAAAAATCCTTGGCGACATCGTACTCTTTCAAAAGGAGGCGCTGCGCCACAAGGAGGTCGAGTTCATCTTACGTCTCGACCCCAGCATTCCCCCCATTCGAGGCGACGAACACCTGCTGACCCGGCTTTTTCTTAATCTCATCAAAAATGCCGGCGAAGCCATCGAGCACCAGGGCACCGTGGAAATCGTCACCCGGGTGGCCTCGGAATTCCATCTCAACCAGCCCGGCAACCGGCCCATTCCCTTTATTGTCGTTGAGGTGCGCGACACCGGCAAAGGCATAACGCCAGCGCAGATGGAACAGATTTTCACACCCTTTTTCACCACCAAGACCAAGGGCAGCGGTCTTGGCCTGGCCATTTGTCAAAAAATCGTGACCGAGCACCGCGGCTTTCTCAAAGTCGAGAGCCGCCCGGGACAGGGATCCAGTTTCATCGTCTCCCTGCCCTTTTGCCGCTAG